Proteins encoded together in one Argiope bruennichi chromosome 1, qqArgBrue1.1, whole genome shotgun sequence window:
- the LOC129966508 gene encoding astacin-like metalloprotease toxin 5: protein MRFLIAFLLGVSAASALIDRNEQSRVALQNPDLFQGDILGFDPDERNVIPHLQMRWSNKKVPYIIDRSLASNTALIQAAMNDYHINTCIRFVPRTTERNYIKLFSGQGCYSYVGMINRGEQPVSLGPGCLYKGTIVHELGHAIGFFHEQNRSDRDNYLVIYWNNISKGMESQFALLAPNQNLLLTPFDHDSIMLYGNYAFSKDRTSLTMVAKNGKRLLEPYDKAGLTQSDIQRVRKMYNC from the exons ATGCGATTCTTAATTGCCTTTTTGCTGGGAGTGTCCGCGGCTTCGGCCCTCATCGACAGAAATG AGCAGAGCCGTGTTGCTTTGCAAAATCCTGACCTCTTCCAGGGAGATATCTTAGGATTCGATCCAGAT GAGAGGAACGTCATTCCCCACCTGCAGATGCGATGGTCAAACAAGAAGGTGCCCTACATCATCGACCGATCCCTGG CTTCCAACACCGCTCTGATACAGGCTGCGATGAACGATTACCACATCAACACCTGCATCCGCTTCGTGCCCAGAACCACTGAGAGGAACTACATCAAGCTCTTCTCGGGACAAGG ATGTTACTCTTATGTCGGTATGATCAACCGAGGAGAGCAGCCCGTGTCTCTGGGACCCGGATGTCTGTACAAGGGGACCATCGTCCACGAGCTGGGACACGCCATCGGTTTCTTCCACGAGCAGAACAGGTCCGACAGAGACAACTATCTCGTCATCTACTGGAACAACATCAGCAAGG GTATGGAGTCTCAGTTCGCCTTGTTGGCCCCCAACCAGAACCTTCTCTTGACTCCCTTCGATCACGACTCCATCATGTTGTACGGCAACTACGCCTTCTCGAAGGACAGGACATCTCTGACCATGGTGGCTAAGAACGGCAAGAGGCTCCTCGAGCCCTACGATAAGGCAGGACTCACCCAGAGTGACATCCAGAGAGTCAGGAAGATGTACAACTGTTAA